In Zingiber officinale cultivar Zhangliang chromosome 3B, Zo_v1.1, whole genome shotgun sequence, a single window of DNA contains:
- the LOC121967906 gene encoding enhancer of mRNA-decapping protein 4-like isoform X2, producing MASPGGGPNTSAIYDTQALFKPPSPSPGAIPRQPFPPTSAYPSPLPPSTFPTPTHPGAFSYPMATPPFHHHPFLHYPQESLHRLPVIYPPVHPHLPNPNPNTNPSTSSNTNPGARLMALLNPPASPQLDPAVSMPPPSSTPSDFLMPSTVGVLHPMPSAPHAALAQPAPTRLPSNKSPRGRLLSTGAHAVYDVDSRLPGENQPPQLEVTPITKYISDPGLVLGRQIAVNRTYICYGLKLGAVRVLNINTALRSLLKGHSQRVTDMAFFAEDVHLLASASIDGRIFVWKIDEGPDEDNKPLITGKIIMAIQIVGDKESYHPRICWHSHKQEIMFVGIGVYVLKIDINKVGRGKEFLAEEPLKCPIEKIIEGVQIIGKHDGEVTDLSISQWMVTRLASSSKDGTVKIWDDRKAMPLSVLRPHDGHPVNSVEFMTAPNHPEHINLITAGPLSRELKFWASSSEEGWLLPSDSESWHCSQTLDLRSSSEPQTEEAFFNQLVVLPQASLIIIANAKKNAIYAVHIDYGLCPASTRMDHIADFTVAMPILSLTVTHDILLEGDIIVQVYCVQTQAIQQYALDLIQCLPPPIANVGLAKDPSSHVTETSSSEGLPVPAISSEHYRTDYAMENASLQTLLTDGGMDCASAAPALVIPDSSETTGINESSTSNADVKLIAPPLPDVDADAMHAASSPVPFNMDIAGRSLALKSPEKTSEDAPSYRGHETDQSVFGYSVEKDGRNTGHNDISPIFNPPMMLKLGGNSTHLITPSEILSGAISTSESSNVNKKLAEEMKDQDINTSDSIKHAEVEVKLVGEFKAVQPETNTQKVAQDFSVRDLSPQTSIAHSEVDNEAPIIVTSFEEESHSGDDIAMVESKRTLLATAEEDGRDSTINATEDITEPSVITVSQSLSVVKGKKQKGKQHQTSSPSSPSSTLLHSTYSLNESALSENAPLVDPASTDILAMQEMLSQVVNMQKELQKQMSVIVAAPVAKEGKRMETSLSRNIEKMIKANGDALWARVQEENAKYEKFDKERMQQITNLIANNVNKDLPTILERAVKKELSTIGSTVARSVAPAISSAIAESFQRGVGDKAVTQLEKSVSSKLEATVARQIQVQFQNSGKQILQDSLRSCLESSVVPAFEQSCKAMFEQVDNAFQKGMNEHAAAAHQQLEAANTPLAVTLREAISSASSITQSLTTELIDGQRKILALIAAGNTKVLNPLVSQQANGPTASPPEMVGAHLDPTKELSRLISEHKYEEAFTLALQRSDVSIVSWLCAQVDLHAICSTVPLPLSQGVLLALLQQLACDIGNETSRKVGWMTDVAVVINPADQMIVLHVRPIFEQVYSLLGRQRALPTTTAPESAIIRLLMHVINSVLTSCK from the exons ATGGCGTCCCCCGGCGGGGGCCCCAACACCTCTGCAATCTACGACACGCAGGCCCTGTTCAAGCCCCCCAGCCCTAGTCCCGGTGCCATTCCCCGGCAGCCATTCCCTCCTACCTCTGCGTACCCGTCTCCGCTACCGCCGTCGACATTTCCGACTCCGACGCATCCAGGCGCTTTCTCATACCCCATGGCTACTCCGCCTTTCCACCACCATCCTTTCCTCCACTACCCCCAGGAGTCCCTCCACCGCCTCCCAGTCATCTACCCGCCTGTGCATCCCCACCTTCCGAACCCCAATCCCAACACTAACCCCAGTACTAGCTCCAATACAAATCCCGGTGCTCGCCTTATGGCCCTCCTGAACCCTCCTGCAAGCCCCCAACTTGATCCCGCCGTCTCGATGCCGCCTCCCTCTTCTACTCCTTCGGATTTCCTGATGCCTTCCACGGTTGGCGTGCTTCATCCTATGCCGTCAGCACCACATGCGGCACTGGCCCAGCCAGCGCCAACGAGGTTGCCGAGCAACAAATCGCCTAGGGGTCGGCTTCTCAGCACAGGGGCACATGCTGTCTATGATGTGGATTCACGTCTGCCGGGAGAGAACCAACCGCCTCAGCTCGAGGTGACGCCGATCACCAAGTATATATCTGACCCAGGGCTTGTTTTGGGCCGGCAAATCGCCGTCAACCGGACCTACATATGCTATGGGCTTAAGCTTGGTGCTGTTCGGGTGCTAAATATCAACACAGCTCTGAGATCTTTGCTAAAGGGGCATTCTCAG AGAGTTACAGACATGGCTTTCTTTGCCGAAGATGTACACCTTTTAGCCAG TGCAAGCATTGATGGAAGGATTTTTGTGTGGAAGATTGATGAGGGGCCTGATGAGGACAACAAGCCACTGATTACTGGAAAAATTATAATGGCTATTCAGATAGTTGGAGATAAAGAGTCATATCATCCCCGAATTTGTTGGCACTCTCACAAGCAA GAAATTATGTTTGTTGGAATAGGGGTATATGTGCTAAAAATTGATATAAATAAAGTCGGAAGGGGAAAAGAATTTTTGGCTGAGGAGCCACTAAAATGCCCCATTGAAAAGATCATCGAAGGAGTGCAGATTATAGGTAAACATGATGGAGAGGTGACTGATTTGTCCATATCGCAATGGATGGTTACTCGTTTAGCATCATCATCAAAAGATGGCACG GTTAAGATCTGGGATGACCGTAAAGCAATGCCCCTCTCTGTTTTAAGGCCACATGATGGTCATCCTGTCAACTCCGTGGAGTTCATGACAGCACCTAACCACCCTGAACACATCAATCTCATCACAGCT GGACCTTTAAGTCGAGAATTAAAATTTTGGGCTTCTTCTAGCGAAGAAGGTTGGCTATTGCCTAGTGACTCTGAATCATGGCATTGCTCTCAGACTTTGGACCTGAGAAGTTCTTCAGAACCTCAGACGGAAGAGGCTTTTTTCAATCAATTGGTAGTTTTACCTCAAGCAAGCCTTATAATAATTGCAAATGCCAAGAAGAATGCTATTTATGCAGTGCATATTGACTATGGTTTATGTCCTGCTTCTACACGCATGGACCATATAGCAGATTTCACTGTGGCAATGCCTATTTTGAGTCTTACGGTAACACATGATATCCTGCTTGAGGGAGATATAATTGTACAAGTATATTGTGTACAAACACAGGCAATTCAACAATATGCTTTGGATTTAATTCAGTGTTTACCACCACCAATTGCTAATGTTGGGTTAGCAAAAGATCCTTCATCTCATGTAACTGAGACATCCAGTTCCGAGGGATTACCTGTGCCAGCGATATCTAGTGAACACTACAGAACTGATTATGCTATGGAAAATGCTTCACTACAAACCCTTCTTACTGATGGTGGCATGGATTGTGCATCTGCAGCTCCAGCTCTTGTAATCCCAGATTCTTCTGAGACTACCGGTATCAATGAATCATCTACATCAAATGCTGACGTTAAACTCATTGCTCCTCCACTTCCAGATGTGGATGCAGATGCAATGCATGCTGCCTCCTCTCCTGTTCCCTTTAACATGGACATTGCAGGAAGATCACTTGCTCTGAAGAGCCCTGAAAAGACATCTGAGGATGCACCATCATATAGGGGTCATGAAACTGATCAGTCAGTGTTTGGGTATTCAGTCGAAAAGGATGGACGCAATACTGGACATAATGATATATCCCCTATATTTAATCCTCCTATGATGCTTAAGCTTGGTGGAAACTCAACTCACCTAATTACTCCCTCTGAAATTTTATCTGGTGCTATATCTACTTCAGAAAGCAGTAATGTCAATAAAAAACTTGCTGAGGAAATGAAGGACCAAGACATAAACACTAGTGACAGCATTAAACATGCTGAAGTAGAAGTGAAATTAGTGGGTGAGTTTAAGGCAGTTCAACCGGAAACCAATACTCAGAAGGTGGCTCAAGATTTTTCTGTTCGGGATTTGTCTCCCCAAACTTCTATAGCCCACTCGGAGGTAGATAATGAGGCTCCTATAATAGTAACTTCCTTTGAAGAAGAAAGTCACTCAGGTGATGACATTGCTATGGTTGAGTCAAAGAGAACCTTATTAGCTACCGCTGAGGAAGATGGACGAGATAGCACAATAAATGCAACAGAAGATATAACTGAACCTTCTGTTATTACTGTATCTCAATCTCTCTCGGTTGTCAAAGGAAagaaacaaaaaggaaaacaacatCAAACATCCAGTCCTTCATCACCTTCCTCTACCCTTCTGCACTCCACCTATTCTTTGAATGAATCAGCACTCAGTGAGAATGCCCCTTTAGTTGATCCTGCTTCCACAGATATTCTTGCAATGCAGGAAATGCTGAGCCAG GTAGTGAATATGCAGAAGGAACTGCAAAAGCAGATGAGTGTAATTGTGGCTGCTCCTGTAGCGAAGGAAGGAAAACGAATGGAGACTTCCTTGAGCCGAAATATAGAGAAGATGATCAAAGCTAATGGAGATGCTTTATGGGCCCGTGTTCAAGAAGAAAATGCAAAATATGAGAAGTTTGACAAGGAACGTATGCAACAAATCACCAATCTAATTGCTAACAATGTGAATAAGGACTTGCCAACCATTTTAGAGAGGGCAGTGAAGAAAGAACTTTCTACAATAGGATCCACTGTGGCTCGTTCAGTTGCACCTGCTATTTCTTCAGCTATAGCAGAGTCATTTCAG AGGGGAGTTGGCGATAAAGCAGTAACTCAGTTGGAGAAGTCAGTCAGTTCTAAACTTGAAGCTACTGTTGCAAGACAAATCCAAGTGCAGTTTCAAAACTCTGGGAAGCAGATTCTTCAG GATTCTCTTAGATCCTGTTTGGAATCATCTGTTGTTCCTGCATTTGAGCAATCTTGTAAAGCAATGTTTGAGCAAGTTGACAATGCATTCCAGAAAGGAATGAATGAACACGCTGCTGCTGCTCATCAACAACTTGAGGCAGCAAATACACCTTTAGCAGTTACTTTAAGG GAAGCAATCAGCTCTGCATCTTCAATCACCCAAAGTCTCACTACTGAGTTAATTGATGGCCAACGAAAAATTTTGGCTCTTATAGCAGCAGGAAACACAAAGGTTCTCAACCCTCTGGTTTCCCAACAAGCTAACGGCCCTACAGCTAGCCCTCCTGAGATG GTTGGGGCACATCTAGATCCGACAAAAGAACTCTCCAGATTAATTTCTGAGCATAAATATGAGGAAGCATTCACACTGGCGCTTCAAAGAAGCGATGTGTCGATAGTGTCTTGGCTATGTGCACAG GTGGATTTGCATGCGATTTGTTCCACAGTGCCACTTCCCCTAAGTCAAGGTGTTCTTCTGGCACTTCTGCAGCAACTGGCCTGTGATATCGGCAATGAGACATCCAGAAAAGTTGGCTGGATGACTGATGTTGCTGTAGTAATCAACCCGGCTGACCAAATGATTGTGTTACACGTCCGACCTATCTTTGAGCAAGTGTACAGTTTGTTGGGTCGGCAAAGAGCCCTTCCAACGactactgcccctgagtcagccATCATCCGCCTATTGATGCATGTTATAAATTCTGTACTCACATCCTGCAAGTGA
- the LOC121967906 gene encoding enhancer of mRNA-decapping protein 4-like isoform X1, translated as MASPGGGPNTSAIYDTQALFKPPSPSPGAIPRQPFPPTSAYPSPLPPSTFPTPTHPGAFSYPMATPPFHHHPFLHYPQESLHRLPVIYPPVHPHLPNPNPNTNPSTSSNTNPGARLMALLNPPASPQLDPAVSMPPPSSTPSDFLMPSTVGVLHPMPSAPHAALAQPAPTRLPSNKSPRGRLLSTGAHAVYDVDSRLPGENQPPQLEVTPITKYISDPGLVLGRQIAVNRTYICYGLKLGAVRVLNINTALRSLLKGHSQRVTDMAFFAEDVHLLASASIDGRIFVWKIDEGPDEDNKPLITGKIIMAIQIVGDKESYHPRICWHSHKQEIMFVGIGVYVLKIDINKVGRGKEFLAEEPLKCPIEKIIEGVQIIGKHDGEVTDLSISQWMVTRLASSSKDGTVKIWDDRKAMPLSVLRPHDGHPVNSVEFMTAPNHPEHINLITAGPLSRELKFWASSSEEGWLLPSDSESWHCSQTLDLRSSSEPQTEEAFFNQLVVLPQASLIIIANAKKNAIYAVHIDYGLCPASTRMDHIADFTVAMPILSLTVTHDILLEGDIIVQVYCVQTQAIQQYALDLIQCLPPPIANVGLAKDPSSHVTETSSSEGLPVPAISSEHYRTDYAMENASLQTLLTDGGMDCASAAPALVIPDSSETTGINESSTSNADVKLIAPPLPDVDADAMHAASSPVPFNMDIAGRSLALKSPEKTSEDAPSYRGHETDQSVFGYSVEKDGRNTGHNDISPIFNPPMMLKLGGNSTHLITPSEILSGAISTSESSNVNKKLAEEMKDQDINTSDSIKHAEVEVKLVGEFKAVQPETNTQKVAQDFSVRDLSPQTSIAHSEVDNEAPIIVTSFEEESHSGDDIAMVESKRTLLATAEEDGRDSTINATEDITEPSVITVSQSLSVVKGKKQKGKQHQTSSPSSPSSTLLHSTYSLNESALSENAPLVDPASTDILAMQEMLSQVVNMQKELQKQMSVIVAAPVAKEGKRMETSLSRNIEKMIKANGDALWARVQEENAKYEKFDKERMQQITNLIANNVNKDLPTILERAVKKELSTIGSTVARSVAPAISSAIAESFQRGVGDKAVTQLEKSVSSKLEATVARQIQVQFQNSGKQILQDSLRSCLESSVVPAFEQSCKAMFEQVDNAFQKGMNEHAAAAHQQLEAANTPLAVTLREAISSASSITQSLTTELIDGQRKILALIAAGNTKVLNPLVSQQANGPTASPPEMQASLSLLQVGAHLDPTKELSRLISEHKYEEAFTLALQRSDVSIVSWLCAQVDLHAICSTVPLPLSQGVLLALLQQLACDIGNETSRKVGWMTDVAVVINPADQMIVLHVRPIFEQVYSLLGRQRALPTTTAPESAIIRLLMHVINSVLTSCK; from the exons ATGGCGTCCCCCGGCGGGGGCCCCAACACCTCTGCAATCTACGACACGCAGGCCCTGTTCAAGCCCCCCAGCCCTAGTCCCGGTGCCATTCCCCGGCAGCCATTCCCTCCTACCTCTGCGTACCCGTCTCCGCTACCGCCGTCGACATTTCCGACTCCGACGCATCCAGGCGCTTTCTCATACCCCATGGCTACTCCGCCTTTCCACCACCATCCTTTCCTCCACTACCCCCAGGAGTCCCTCCACCGCCTCCCAGTCATCTACCCGCCTGTGCATCCCCACCTTCCGAACCCCAATCCCAACACTAACCCCAGTACTAGCTCCAATACAAATCCCGGTGCTCGCCTTATGGCCCTCCTGAACCCTCCTGCAAGCCCCCAACTTGATCCCGCCGTCTCGATGCCGCCTCCCTCTTCTACTCCTTCGGATTTCCTGATGCCTTCCACGGTTGGCGTGCTTCATCCTATGCCGTCAGCACCACATGCGGCACTGGCCCAGCCAGCGCCAACGAGGTTGCCGAGCAACAAATCGCCTAGGGGTCGGCTTCTCAGCACAGGGGCACATGCTGTCTATGATGTGGATTCACGTCTGCCGGGAGAGAACCAACCGCCTCAGCTCGAGGTGACGCCGATCACCAAGTATATATCTGACCCAGGGCTTGTTTTGGGCCGGCAAATCGCCGTCAACCGGACCTACATATGCTATGGGCTTAAGCTTGGTGCTGTTCGGGTGCTAAATATCAACACAGCTCTGAGATCTTTGCTAAAGGGGCATTCTCAG AGAGTTACAGACATGGCTTTCTTTGCCGAAGATGTACACCTTTTAGCCAG TGCAAGCATTGATGGAAGGATTTTTGTGTGGAAGATTGATGAGGGGCCTGATGAGGACAACAAGCCACTGATTACTGGAAAAATTATAATGGCTATTCAGATAGTTGGAGATAAAGAGTCATATCATCCCCGAATTTGTTGGCACTCTCACAAGCAA GAAATTATGTTTGTTGGAATAGGGGTATATGTGCTAAAAATTGATATAAATAAAGTCGGAAGGGGAAAAGAATTTTTGGCTGAGGAGCCACTAAAATGCCCCATTGAAAAGATCATCGAAGGAGTGCAGATTATAGGTAAACATGATGGAGAGGTGACTGATTTGTCCATATCGCAATGGATGGTTACTCGTTTAGCATCATCATCAAAAGATGGCACG GTTAAGATCTGGGATGACCGTAAAGCAATGCCCCTCTCTGTTTTAAGGCCACATGATGGTCATCCTGTCAACTCCGTGGAGTTCATGACAGCACCTAACCACCCTGAACACATCAATCTCATCACAGCT GGACCTTTAAGTCGAGAATTAAAATTTTGGGCTTCTTCTAGCGAAGAAGGTTGGCTATTGCCTAGTGACTCTGAATCATGGCATTGCTCTCAGACTTTGGACCTGAGAAGTTCTTCAGAACCTCAGACGGAAGAGGCTTTTTTCAATCAATTGGTAGTTTTACCTCAAGCAAGCCTTATAATAATTGCAAATGCCAAGAAGAATGCTATTTATGCAGTGCATATTGACTATGGTTTATGTCCTGCTTCTACACGCATGGACCATATAGCAGATTTCACTGTGGCAATGCCTATTTTGAGTCTTACGGTAACACATGATATCCTGCTTGAGGGAGATATAATTGTACAAGTATATTGTGTACAAACACAGGCAATTCAACAATATGCTTTGGATTTAATTCAGTGTTTACCACCACCAATTGCTAATGTTGGGTTAGCAAAAGATCCTTCATCTCATGTAACTGAGACATCCAGTTCCGAGGGATTACCTGTGCCAGCGATATCTAGTGAACACTACAGAACTGATTATGCTATGGAAAATGCTTCACTACAAACCCTTCTTACTGATGGTGGCATGGATTGTGCATCTGCAGCTCCAGCTCTTGTAATCCCAGATTCTTCTGAGACTACCGGTATCAATGAATCATCTACATCAAATGCTGACGTTAAACTCATTGCTCCTCCACTTCCAGATGTGGATGCAGATGCAATGCATGCTGCCTCCTCTCCTGTTCCCTTTAACATGGACATTGCAGGAAGATCACTTGCTCTGAAGAGCCCTGAAAAGACATCTGAGGATGCACCATCATATAGGGGTCATGAAACTGATCAGTCAGTGTTTGGGTATTCAGTCGAAAAGGATGGACGCAATACTGGACATAATGATATATCCCCTATATTTAATCCTCCTATGATGCTTAAGCTTGGTGGAAACTCAACTCACCTAATTACTCCCTCTGAAATTTTATCTGGTGCTATATCTACTTCAGAAAGCAGTAATGTCAATAAAAAACTTGCTGAGGAAATGAAGGACCAAGACATAAACACTAGTGACAGCATTAAACATGCTGAAGTAGAAGTGAAATTAGTGGGTGAGTTTAAGGCAGTTCAACCGGAAACCAATACTCAGAAGGTGGCTCAAGATTTTTCTGTTCGGGATTTGTCTCCCCAAACTTCTATAGCCCACTCGGAGGTAGATAATGAGGCTCCTATAATAGTAACTTCCTTTGAAGAAGAAAGTCACTCAGGTGATGACATTGCTATGGTTGAGTCAAAGAGAACCTTATTAGCTACCGCTGAGGAAGATGGACGAGATAGCACAATAAATGCAACAGAAGATATAACTGAACCTTCTGTTATTACTGTATCTCAATCTCTCTCGGTTGTCAAAGGAAagaaacaaaaaggaaaacaacatCAAACATCCAGTCCTTCATCACCTTCCTCTACCCTTCTGCACTCCACCTATTCTTTGAATGAATCAGCACTCAGTGAGAATGCCCCTTTAGTTGATCCTGCTTCCACAGATATTCTTGCAATGCAGGAAATGCTGAGCCAG GTAGTGAATATGCAGAAGGAACTGCAAAAGCAGATGAGTGTAATTGTGGCTGCTCCTGTAGCGAAGGAAGGAAAACGAATGGAGACTTCCTTGAGCCGAAATATAGAGAAGATGATCAAAGCTAATGGAGATGCTTTATGGGCCCGTGTTCAAGAAGAAAATGCAAAATATGAGAAGTTTGACAAGGAACGTATGCAACAAATCACCAATCTAATTGCTAACAATGTGAATAAGGACTTGCCAACCATTTTAGAGAGGGCAGTGAAGAAAGAACTTTCTACAATAGGATCCACTGTGGCTCGTTCAGTTGCACCTGCTATTTCTTCAGCTATAGCAGAGTCATTTCAG AGGGGAGTTGGCGATAAAGCAGTAACTCAGTTGGAGAAGTCAGTCAGTTCTAAACTTGAAGCTACTGTTGCAAGACAAATCCAAGTGCAGTTTCAAAACTCTGGGAAGCAGATTCTTCAG GATTCTCTTAGATCCTGTTTGGAATCATCTGTTGTTCCTGCATTTGAGCAATCTTGTAAAGCAATGTTTGAGCAAGTTGACAATGCATTCCAGAAAGGAATGAATGAACACGCTGCTGCTGCTCATCAACAACTTGAGGCAGCAAATACACCTTTAGCAGTTACTTTAAGG GAAGCAATCAGCTCTGCATCTTCAATCACCCAAAGTCTCACTACTGAGTTAATTGATGGCCAACGAAAAATTTTGGCTCTTATAGCAGCAGGAAACACAAAGGTTCTCAACCCTCTGGTTTCCCAACAAGCTAACGGCCCTACAGCTAGCCCTCCTGAGATG CAGGCCTCCCTGTCTCTCCTGCAGGTTGGGGCACATCTAGATCCGACAAAAGAACTCTCCAGATTAATTTCTGAGCATAAATATGAGGAAGCATTCACACTGGCGCTTCAAAGAAGCGATGTGTCGATAGTGTCTTGGCTATGTGCACAG GTGGATTTGCATGCGATTTGTTCCACAGTGCCACTTCCCCTAAGTCAAGGTGTTCTTCTGGCACTTCTGCAGCAACTGGCCTGTGATATCGGCAATGAGACATCCAGAAAAGTTGGCTGGATGACTGATGTTGCTGTAGTAATCAACCCGGCTGACCAAATGATTGTGTTACACGTCCGACCTATCTTTGAGCAAGTGTACAGTTTGTTGGGTCGGCAAAGAGCCCTTCCAACGactactgcccctgagtcagccATCATCCGCCTATTGATGCATGTTATAAATTCTGTACTCACATCCTGCAAGTGA